The genomic DNA GGGCGTCGACGATGGTCTCGAGGGTACCCGTCGCAACCTGCTGGCCGGGCCAAGTCCCCCGTTCGACGAGCGCGACCGGCGTCTCGGGAGCCATTCCGGCCTCGAGTAACGCCGTCGTGTAATCGGGGAGTCGACCGACGCCCATCAGGACGACGATCGTTCCGCCGGTCGCGGCTAGCGCCTCCCAGTCGACCGCGGACTCCGCTTTGGTCGGATCTTCGTGGCCCGTGACGAAGGAGACCGAGGAGGCGTGATCGCGGTGCGTGACGGGGATGCCGGCGACGGCGGGCGCGGCGATCGCCGAGGTGACGGCGGGGACGACCTCGAAGGGGACCTCGTGGGCCGCCAGATACTCCGCTTCCTCGCCGCCGCGGCCGAAGACGAAGGAGTCGCCGCCTTTGAGTCGGACGACCGACTTCCCCTCGCGGGCGAGTTCGACCAGTCGCTTGTTGATCTCCGACTGGGGCGTGCGCTCGCCGCCCGCGCGCTTGCCGACGTCCTCGCGGCGGTCCTCGGGGAGCGCCTCGATGATCTCCGGTCCGGGCAGCTTGTCGTGGAGGACGACGTCCGCGGCCTCGAGCAGGCGGCTCGCCCTGACGGTGAGGAGGTCGGGATCGCCGGGGCCGCTGCCGACGAGATAGACGGTACCGGGGTCCGCGTCGCGAGTATCTCCTGGCATTCGTTGCTCGCTAGCTATTTCCCCTCGGGTTTATCTCCCTCGGAGACGCCGTCCGTGCCGCTCCCGTCGTTCTCGCGGGCCGCTTCGATCAGGGCCGCAGCACCGCGGTCCGCGAGGTCCCGCGCGAACTCGCGGGCGGCCTCCGCGTGCGTCTCGATCGGCAGGTCTCGGCTTCCCGTCACCGACTCCTCGCCGTCGCGGTCGAAGACGCTCGCGGTCGCGTGGACGTGTTCGCCCTGGACGATCGCGTAGATGCCGACCGGGGCGATGCAGCCGCCGCCCAGTTCCGCCAGAATCGTTCGCTCGACAGTCGTCTCGACGCGGCTCCGCGGGTGATCGATGGCGCTCTGGATCTCGCGGGCGGTCTCCCCGTCCGGGGCGGTCACCGCGAGCGCACCCTGCCCCGGTGCCGGGACGAACGTCGACGTCGGTAGCTCCCGATACTCGACGGAGTGGGTCAGCCCGCTGCGCTCGAGGCCGGCCTGTGCGAGGACGACCGCGTCGTACGCCGTCTCGACCTCGCGGCCGAGCGCCCGCCGCTCGAGTTCCGAGCGGTCGTCGAACCACTCCTCGACGGTGCGATCGTACGCGGGTTCGAAGTCGTCGTCACCGACGTTCCCCTTCCGTTCCTTGTCCGCGTCCGTCCGCTTCTGGTGTTCCGCCTGGAGCGCGGGCGCGAGCAGTTTCTCGAGGCGCGTGTCGACGTTTCCGCGCAGCGGCTCGACCGAGAGATCCGGCCGCTCCGAGAGCAGTTGCGCGCGCCGGCGGAGACTCGAGGTGCCGACGGTCGCGTCCGCGGGGAGTTCCTCGAGCGTCGCCCCGTCGGGGGTGACGATGACGTCGCCCGGGTGTCCCCGTTCCGGGACCGCGGCGGTCACGAGCTCCGCGGGCTGTTCGGTCGGCATGTCCTTCATCGAGTGGACCGCGGCGTCGAGGTCCCCCTCGAGGACGCGCTCGTCCAGCTCGCGGACGAACGCGCCGGTCTTCCCGAGTCGGTGGATCAACTCGTCCCTGATCTGGTCCCCGGTCGTCTCGACGGTGACGAGTTCGACCTCGTACCGGCGCTCCTCCAGGGCGTCGGCCACCAGAGCGGCCTGTCGCCGGGCGAGTGCGGACCCCCTCGTCGCCAGTCGCAGCGTCCCGCGCGTTCTCATAGACACCAGTCGGTCCCTCGGGTATGAAAAGCGCACGCTTGTCCGACGCGGGTGAGAGCCGCTCCCGGGACCGACCCGGAACCGGCGGACGCAGCTGGGTGGGGCCGCCGGTACCCGCCCCGACGATACGTGCGTGTGAATAACATGCATGTTTTTTCCACAACGTGTTCGCCATGGTGTTTATCTACGTGAAGCGAAGATATGCGACCGAATGACCGACTCACTGTACGAGCGACTCGGCGGCGACGACGCGATCACGGCCGTCGTCGACGAGTTCTACGATCGCGTCATGGACGACGAACAGGTCGCAGGCTACTTCGACGACGTCGACATGCAGAAACAGCGCGCCCACCAGGCCCAGTTTATCAGTTCGGTCACCGGCGGACCGGTCGAGTACTCGGGCGGTGAGATGGAATCGGTCCACGCGGATATGGGCATCACCCCGTCGGACTTCCGGGCGATCGCGACGCACCTCGACGACGCGCTCGCCGCGTTCGACGTCGACGAGGACGACCGGGAGGCGGTCCTCGAGGAGATCGGCAGCTATCAGGACGCGATCGTTACGGCGGCGGATTGATCGCCATGCTCCTCGAGTGCGACGGCGCTGGGCGCTGAAACTGCCCATCGGGTCCGCGTCGATGCCGCATTGCTAGACGGCGAACGAGCGAGACGGCGAGTACGAGGGCTCTTCCCCTAACCGCTGTCGCGAACCTGTTCGCCCCTTCTTCCAGATCGTAGGAATCCACGGGCCGTTTGACGGGGTTTTAGCGTCGAGTTTCAGTCGTCATGCAAGTATCCAGAAAGCAACTCGCCACGTTCCTCGCGACGATTTTCGTCGTCAATCTCATCGTTATGGGCGGCGGGGCGTGGCTCTCGTACGCGAACGAACCGGACATTCCGGACACGATCGTCGGTCCGGACGGCGAAACGGTCGCGACGAGCGACGACGTCCGGACCGGAAAGACGGTCTTCCAGGAGAACGGTCTGATGAATCAGGGCTCGATCCTGGGTCGTGGCAGTTACTACGATACCGACTACACCGCCGACGCGCTCGAGTTGAAGGCCGAGTACATGCGCGAGTACTACGCGCAGGAGCGCCACGACGAGAACTACACGGCGCTGAACGCCTCGGTACAGGCCGGCATCGATCAGCAGGTCCGGCAGGAACTGCAGTCGAGCAGTTACGAACCCGACCGGGTCGAGTACTCCGCCGCGGAAGTCTACGCCCACCAGCAGGTGCGGCAGGACTACGTCGAGCGCTACTACGAGGGTGACCGCGAGCGCGGCGTGCCCGAAGGGCAGGTCCCGAGCGCCGAGGGGGCCGAGGAGTTCGCCGACTTCGCGCTGTGGACCGCCTGGATCTCTCACACCGACCGCCCCGACTCGGACACGTCGTTCACGAACGACTGGCCGTACTCGCCTGCCGCGGGCAACGACCCCGGGGGCTCGATCATGACCTGGAGCGTCATCGCGATGGTGCTGCTGGTCGGCGGTGCGGGAATCGCTATCTGGCTCTACCAGAGCGTCGAACTCCCCGAACCCGAGGCCGACGGCGTCTCCATCCCCCACCCGTCGGAGATCGATCTGACGCCGAGTCAGCTGTTGAGTACCAGGTTCGTCCTCATCGGCGCCGTGCTGTTCGCCGCCCAGACGTTCCTCGGCGGCTTGCTCGCCCACTACTACGTCGAGCGCGACGGGTTCTTCGGTATGCGGGAGCTGATCGGGGTCGACATCCTCCAGTGGCTCCCCTGGTCGATCGCCCGGACCTGGCACGTCGACCTCGGCGTGCTCTGGATCGCCACGATGTGGCTCGGTGCGGGGCTGTTCCTCGCCCCGCTGCTGACCGGTCGCGAACCGCCTAAACAGGCGCTGTACGTGAAGGGATTGATCGGTGCGTTGCTGGTCGTCGCCGTTGGCGGACTGGCCGGCATCTGGCTCGGCATCAACAACGTCTTCGACGGCCAGCTCTGGTGGCTGCTCGGCAACGAGGGACTGGAGTACCTCGAGATCGGCCGAATCTGGCAGTTCGGCCTGCTGGCCGGCTTCGTCGGCTGGACCGTCCTCGTGGCCCGCGGGTTCAAACCGTTGCTGGACCGCGAACCCCGCTACGGGCTGGGCCACATGATCGTCTACGCGGGCGGCTCGATCGGCCTGCTGTTCACCGCGGGCTTCCTCTACACGCCCCGGAGCAACATCGTCACGACCGAGTTCTGGCGCTGGTGGGTCGTCCACATGTGGGTCGAAGGCGTCTTCGAGTTCTTCATCGTCGTCGTCATCGCGCTGACGCTGGTCTCGATGAACCTCCTGTCGAAGAAGTCCGCCGAGAAGGCCGTCATCTTCCAGGCCGCGCTCGTGATGGGCAGCGGGATCATCGGCGTCTCCCACCACTACTGGTGGGCCGGCCTCCCCGAAGTCTGGCTCCCCATCGGGAGCGTCTTCTCCACGCTCGAGTTCATCCCGCTCCTGTTCATCCTCTACGAGGCGCTCGGCCAGTACCGCGCGATGGACACCGCGGGGACCGACTTCCCCTACCGGATGACCTTCTACTTCATCGTCGCCTCGTCCGTCTGGAACTTCTTCGGGGCCGGCGTGATCGGCTTCTTCATCAACCTGCCGCTGATCAGTTACTACGAGACCGGGACGTACCTCACCGTGGCCCACGCCCACGGCGCGATGTTCGGCGCGTTCGGCCTGCTCGCGATGGGGATGGCCGTCTACATCCTCCGGCTCACGACCCGGACCGAGCACTGGACCGACCGACGGCTCCGCTGGTCGTTCTGGCTGTGCAACGTCGGGCTAGCGCTGATGATCTTCCTGTCGCTGCTGCCAATCGGCTTCCTCCAGCTCGAGACCGGCTTCACGCAGGGGTACGCCGCCTCGCGGAGCCTCGAGTTCTACGAGGGCGGGCTGATCCAGGCGCTGTTCTGGCTGCGCATGCCCGGCGACACGCTGTTGATCGCCGGTTCGGTGCTCTTCGCCTGGGACGTGGCCACGAAACTGCTCCTCCAGCGGAAGGCGACCGCAACGGAGACGACCGGACACGTCATCGCCGATCGGATCGTCGGCGACCGCGATCCCGTCGACCCGATCAGCGACGACGACTGATCCCCGATCCGGTTCTTCCGACGCCGCGACCGCCCGTGACGACCAGCCCGGACGCTGATGGCCGGAACTGCTAACCGATTCGAACCGAGTTAGCTGGTATGCGACGTCCCGAGAACACTGGTATCCTCTCCAGCGACCGGATTCCCCAGTACTTGATCGGTTTCGCAACGGGACTGACGTTCGTGATGCTCGTCGAAATCGTTCTGCTGTTTTCCGCCGATCCGATGCCCATCGACAGCGGCCCGTTTCTGACGGGCGTCGCGACGACGATTCCCTTTCTCGTCGGAATCGTCTACGCCGGCTATTGGCTCCGCTCGTCCGCGCTCTCGACGGCCCGGTATCCGCGTATCGCGGGGTGGTCTCTCGGCGGGTTGGCCACCTTTCTGTTTATCAACCTCGTCCTGATCGTTACCATTCCGGCCGAATCGTGGATCGTCGCCGTTTCGTGGGTTCGGTGGGCCGTCGCCTTCGGCGCCGGGATCGGGTTGCTCGTCGGCTCTCTCGAAGGACGCGCAATCGAGCGCGCGATCACCGCCGAACGGGCCGCGCTCCGAGCCGAACACCTCGAGGAGCAGCGCGATTACCTCGATTATCTCAACAGCATCCTCCGACACGAGGTGTTGAACACCGCGACGGTCATCGACGGCTACGCGTCGCGAGTCCTCGAGGAGGAGTCGACGCTGGACGACCGGAGCCGCCAGTGGCTCGAGATCGTCATCGACCAGTCCGAGGAGATGTCGACGGTGATCGACGACGTGCGCACCCTCCTCCGGACGACCGACGGGCACTCCCGGCTCGAGCGGGTCGACGCCGCTCGAGTGCTGGCTACGGAAATCAAAAAGCTGGAGACCGAGTGGGAAGCGGTCGAGGTCGAGGCGTCGATCCCGGAGCACGCCTTCGTCCGTGCCGACGACCTCGTCGCCCGGATCTTCAGCAACCTCCTCTCGAACGCGGTCGAACACAACGATGCCGCGACGCCGCAGGTCACGGTCACGGTCGAGTCCACCCACGAAACCGTCCGATTCGAGATCGCGGACAACGGATCCGGGGTCCCGGAATCGGAGCAAGAGACCCTCTTCGACCGGGTCGAAAGCCGCGGGAGCACGCACGGACTGGGGCTCTATCTGGTCGATCAGTTGGTCACTCGCTACGACGGGACCGTCGAACTCGTGGACGCCGGCCCGGCGGGGAGCCGCTTCGCGGTCGAACTCCCGGCGGCCGCGAGCGACTGCGCGGTCGAACCGTTCGGGGAACCCGCGACGGCGGCGCTCGTCCTGGACTGAGCCGCTTTCGCCCCGTCCCGGGTCTGACGCGCTCGCCTACAGGGCTTCCTTGTACGCCTCGAGCGTCTCCTCGACGTCTTCCTCGGTGTGGCCGTAACTGACGAACTGGCACTCGAACTGGTTCTGCGAGAGGAAGACGTCCTGCGCTTTCATCTTCCCCCAGAAGATGCGCCGCCACCGTTCGGTCTCGGCGTGTTTCACGTCGGCGGCGTTCTTCGGACAGTAGTCGTAGCGCGGGCAGGTCGGGTCCTGCCGGCAGCC from Natrinema salaciae includes the following:
- the cobA gene encoding uroporphyrinogen-III C-methyltransferase, which codes for MPGDTRDADPGTVYLVGSGPGDPDLLTVRASRLLEAADVVLHDKLPGPEIIEALPEDRREDVGKRAGGERTPQSEINKRLVELAREGKSVVRLKGGDSFVFGRGGEEAEYLAAHEVPFEVVPAVTSAIAAPAVAGIPVTHRDHASSVSFVTGHEDPTKAESAVDWEALAATGGTIVVLMGVGRLPDYTTALLEAGMAPETPVALVERGTWPGQQVATGTLETIVDARDEAGISPPAVTVIGDVAGTRESVVEFLGNEYGAADADGGDGEGKEG
- the hemC gene encoding hydroxymethylbilane synthase, with translation MRTRGTLRLATRGSALARRQAALVADALEERRYEVELVTVETTGDQIRDELIHRLGKTGAFVRELDERVLEGDLDAAVHSMKDMPTEQPAELVTAAVPERGHPGDVIVTPDGATLEELPADATVGTSSLRRRAQLLSERPDLSVEPLRGNVDTRLEKLLAPALQAEHQKRTDADKERKGNVGDDDFEPAYDRTVEEWFDDRSELERRALGREVETAYDAVVLAQAGLERSGLTHSVEYRELPTSTFVPAPGQGALAVTAPDGETAREIQSAIDHPRSRVETTVERTILAELGGGCIAPVGIYAIVQGEHVHATASVFDRDGEESVTGSRDLPIETHAEAAREFARDLADRGAAALIEAARENDGSGTDGVSEGDKPEGK
- a CDS encoding group I truncated hemoglobin, giving the protein MTDSLYERLGGDDAITAVVDEFYDRVMDDEQVAGYFDDVDMQKQRAHQAQFISSVTGGPVEYSGGEMESVHADMGITPSDFRAIATHLDDALAAFDVDEDDREAVLEEIGSYQDAIVTAAD
- a CDS encoding nitric-oxide reductase large subunit translates to MQVSRKQLATFLATIFVVNLIVMGGGAWLSYANEPDIPDTIVGPDGETVATSDDVRTGKTVFQENGLMNQGSILGRGSYYDTDYTADALELKAEYMREYYAQERHDENYTALNASVQAGIDQQVRQELQSSSYEPDRVEYSAAEVYAHQQVRQDYVERYYEGDRERGVPEGQVPSAEGAEEFADFALWTAWISHTDRPDSDTSFTNDWPYSPAAGNDPGGSIMTWSVIAMVLLVGGAGIAIWLYQSVELPEPEADGVSIPHPSEIDLTPSQLLSTRFVLIGAVLFAAQTFLGGLLAHYYVERDGFFGMRELIGVDILQWLPWSIARTWHVDLGVLWIATMWLGAGLFLAPLLTGREPPKQALYVKGLIGALLVVAVGGLAGIWLGINNVFDGQLWWLLGNEGLEYLEIGRIWQFGLLAGFVGWTVLVARGFKPLLDREPRYGLGHMIVYAGGSIGLLFTAGFLYTPRSNIVTTEFWRWWVVHMWVEGVFEFFIVVVIALTLVSMNLLSKKSAEKAVIFQAALVMGSGIIGVSHHYWWAGLPEVWLPIGSVFSTLEFIPLLFILYEALGQYRAMDTAGTDFPYRMTFYFIVASSVWNFFGAGVIGFFINLPLISYYETGTYLTVAHAHGAMFGAFGLLAMGMAVYILRLTTRTEHWTDRRLRWSFWLCNVGLALMIFLSLLPIGFLQLETGFTQGYAASRSLEFYEGGLIQALFWLRMPGDTLLIAGSVLFAWDVATKLLLQRKATATETTGHVIADRIVGDRDPVDPISDDD
- a CDS encoding sensor histidine kinase, with the translated sequence MRRPENTGILSSDRIPQYLIGFATGLTFVMLVEIVLLFSADPMPIDSGPFLTGVATTIPFLVGIVYAGYWLRSSALSTARYPRIAGWSLGGLATFLFINLVLIVTIPAESWIVAVSWVRWAVAFGAGIGLLVGSLEGRAIERAITAERAALRAEHLEEQRDYLDYLNSILRHEVLNTATVIDGYASRVLEEESTLDDRSRQWLEIVIDQSEEMSTVIDDVRTLLRTTDGHSRLERVDAARVLATEIKKLETEWEAVEVEASIPEHAFVRADDLVARIFSNLLSNAVEHNDAATPQVTVTVESTHETVRFEIADNGSGVPESEQETLFDRVESRGSTHGLGLYLVDQLVTRYDGTVELVDAGPAGSRFAVELPAAASDCAVEPFGEPATAALVLD